In one window of Sciurus carolinensis chromosome X, mSciCar1.2, whole genome shotgun sequence DNA:
- the LOC124972008 gene encoding paraneoplastic antigen-like protein 6B, translated as MAVTMLQDWCRWMGVNARRGLLILGIPEDCDEAEFQESLEAALWPMGHFTVLGKVFREEDNATAALVELDREVNYALVPREIPGTGGPWNVVFVPRCSGEEFLGRVLHFLEQQGQTVESVAGALGLGLRRVCWLRSVSQAIQPWVETVRYQRLGVFSGRDQPAPGEESFETWLDHTTDMLHVWQGVSERERRRRLMEGLRGTALQLVHGLLAENPARTAQDCLAALIQVFGDNESQATIRVKCLTAQQQSGERLSAFVLRLEVLLQKAIEKGALARASADHVRLRQVLTRANLIEPLDEALRKLRMVGRSPTFLEMLGLVRESEAWEASLAGSVRAPAEEGAGAHADAQADARANANAEDEKVEKEEEEVGQQQEEVVVEEEQEEEEEEEEEGEREDQGHDHAPAGLGQAGPTEAPGGPTPAQMGSASDASPGGPGCGPEGLAQAEEQEAEEPPLEELKDIPEESGNEDGAGETGHPESSPGE; from the coding sequence ATGGCGGTGACGATGCTGCAGGACTGGTGCAGGTGGATGGGCGTCAACGCTCGCAGGGGCCTGCTCATCCTGGGCATCCCGGAGGACTGTGATGAAGCCGAATTCCAAGAGTCCCTGGAGGCTGCCCTGTGGCCTATGGGCCACTTTACTGTGCTGGGCAAAGTGTTCCGAGAGGAGGATAACGCCACTGCGGCCCTGGTCGAGCTTGACCGGGAAGTCAACTATGCTTTGGTCCCCAGGGAAATCCCGGGCACCGGGGGCCCCTGGAACGTGGTCTTTGTGCCCCGTTGCTCGGGCGAGGAGTTTCTCGGTCGCGTGCTCCACTTCCTGGAGCAACAGGGGCAGACGGTGGAAAGTGTGGCCGGTGCCCTGGGTCTGGGGCTGCGCAGGGTGTGCTGGCTGCGATCCGTCAGTCAGGCGATCCAGCCCTGGGTGGAGACTGTGAGGTACCAGCGCCTGGGCGTGTTTTCCGGGAGGGACCAGCCGGCCCCCGGGGAGGAATCCTTTGAGACCTGGCTAGACCACACCACTGACATGCTGCATGTGTGGCAGGGGGTCTcggaaagggagaggaggaggaggctgatgGAAGGCTTGCGAGGGACCGCCCTGCAGCTAGTGCATGGGCTCCTGGCGGAGAATCCCGCCAGGACTGCTCAGGACTGCCTGGCGGCCCTGATCCAGGTGTTTGGAGACAACGAGTCCCAGGCTACCATCCGGGTGAAGTGTTTGACTGCTCAGCAGCAGTCAGGCGAGCGTCTCTCCGCCTTCGTGTTGCGGCTGGAAGTCCTTCTGCAGAAAGCCATCGAGAAGGGGGCCCTGGCCAGGGCCTCCGCTGACCACGTGCGCCTGAGGCAGGTGCTCACCAGGGCCAACCTGATCGAGCCTCTGGATGAAGCCCTGAGGAAGCTGAGAATGGTTGGGAGGTCTCCCACATTCCTGGAAATGCTAGGGCTCGTCCGCGAGTCCGAGGCATGGGAGGCCAGTCTAGCTGGGAGCGTTAGGGCCCcagcagaggaaggggctggTGCCCACGCTGATGCCCAGGCTGATGCCAGGGCCAATGCTAATGCAGAGGATGAGaaggtggagaaggaggaagaggaggtgggccagcagcaggaggaggtggtggtggaggaggaacaggaggaggaggaggaggaggaggaggagggggaaagggaagacCAAGGCCATGATCATGCCCCTGCAGGCCTAGGCCAGGCAGGACCCACTGAGGCCCCAGGGGGCCCCACCCCAGCTCAGATGGGCAGTGCTTCTGACGCCAGCCCAGGAGGGCCTGGTTGTGGGCCTGAGGGCCTGGCCCAGGCAGAAGAGCAGGAAGCTGAGGAGCCCCCGCTGGAAGAGCTCAAGGACATCCCAGAGGAGTCGGGAAATGAGGATGGAGCTGGGGAGACTGGCCACCCTGAGTCCTCCCCAGGTGAATAG